The following are encoded in a window of Microvirga ossetica genomic DNA:
- a CDS encoding S24 family peptidase, whose amino-acid sequence MLSHERVWAAIDALASRHGLHTSRLARKAGLDATSFNKSKRVSRKGREHWPSTESISKILEVTGTTLKDFLRLIEPSGSLRRSMIPLIGMAAAASGKIFTEDGMPGEGPGRDAIEFPNVEQEKVFALAVTGEALSPLYRDGDILIVSPTASTRKGDRIVVCTTSGEILAKELKRRSAKTLTMTSLAKDEDQVIPAEEIAWTARIMWARR is encoded by the coding sequence ATGTTATCTCACGAGCGCGTCTGGGCTGCTATTGATGCCCTGGCATCACGTCACGGCCTGCACACATCAAGACTAGCGCGCAAGGCCGGTCTCGATGCGACCAGCTTCAACAAATCAAAGCGTGTGAGCCGGAAGGGCCGAGAGCATTGGCCCTCCACAGAATCGATCTCGAAAATCCTGGAAGTCACCGGCACCACCCTGAAGGATTTCCTTCGTCTCATCGAGCCCTCAGGCTCCTTGCGCCGCTCCATGATCCCGCTGATCGGTATGGCGGCGGCGGCCTCTGGCAAGATCTTCACTGAGGACGGCATGCCCGGCGAAGGTCCGGGCCGGGACGCGATCGAGTTTCCCAATGTCGAACAGGAGAAGGTTTTTGCCCTCGCCGTCACGGGCGAGGCCCTGTCTCCGCTCTATCGCGACGGCGATATCCTCATCGTCTCGCCGACAGCGAGCACCCGCAAGGGCGACCGGATCGTCGTGTGCACGACCAGTGGCGAGATCCTGGCCAAGGAACTCAAGCGCCGCTCGGCCAAGACCCTCACAATGACGTCCCTTGCCAAGGACGAGGATCAGGTGATCCCGGCAGAGGAGATCGCCTGGACCGCTCGGATCATGTGGGCACGGCGATAG
- a CDS encoding IS5 family transposase, whose protein sequence is MPFKANAARRHHIPKQRHRVTNWAEDDAALRRRGSLTVWFSEEAIAAWRAEPRTTRGGQAHYSALAIRTALTLRAVFRLALRQTEGLIGSILQLLGLDLAVPDHSTLSRRAETLDVPKPCPSSRGSVHLLVDSTGLRLCGPGEWLIEKHGTQRRRSWRKLHIGVDAETGEILASDLTNCDVDDGSQVEPLLNQITGPLASFIGDGAYDQADIYGAVAKQHPDADVIVPPRSTAVLSETAESAPTQRDRHLQCIAEHGRMGWQKRSGYTRRALVEAAISRLKRVIGNGLRSRTERRRRTEVAIAVYALNRMLELGRPRSVRIT, encoded by the coding sequence GTGCCGTTCAAAGCCAATGCTGCTCGCCGTCACCATATCCCCAAGCAGCGGCACCGAGTGACGAACTGGGCCGAGGACGATGCTGCCCTGCGCCGGCGGGGAAGTCTCACCGTCTGGTTCTCTGAGGAAGCCATTGCCGCCTGGCGGGCCGAGCCGCGCACAACCCGGGGCGGTCAAGCTCACTATTCGGCTTTGGCGATCAGAACGGCGTTGACGTTGCGGGCGGTGTTCCGGCTGGCGCTCCGGCAGACCGAGGGCCTGATCGGCTCAATCCTTCAGCTACTCGGTCTGGATTTGGCAGTCCCGGATCACTCGACCCTGAGCCGCCGCGCCGAGACCCTGGACGTCCCAAAGCCATGTCCAAGCTCCAGAGGATCTGTTCATCTGCTGGTCGACAGCACGGGCCTGCGGCTGTGTGGGCCCGGCGAGTGGCTGATCGAGAAGCATGGCACCCAAAGACGCCGGTCCTGGCGGAAATTGCACATCGGCGTTGACGCTGAGACTGGAGAGATTCTCGCATCAGACCTGACCAACTGCGATGTTGACGATGGCTCGCAGGTCGAGCCGTTGCTCAACCAGATCACCGGTCCACTCGCCTCCTTCATCGGCGATGGAGCGTACGATCAAGCGGATATTTACGGCGCTGTCGCCAAGCAGCATCCTGATGCTGATGTGATCGTTCCACCCCGATCAACGGCAGTGCTGAGTGAGACGGCGGAGAGCGCTCCGACCCAGCGCGACCGACATCTCCAATGTATCGCGGAGCATGGACGCATGGGCTGGCAAAAGAGGTCCGGGTACACGCGTCGGGCTCTGGTGGAGGCCGCCATCAGCAGGCTTAAACGAGTGATTGGGAACGGCTTACGCTCGCGGACAGAACGGCGTCGCAGGACAGAGGTCGCGATCGCAGTTTACGCCTTGAACCGCATGCTCGAGCTCGGACGCCCGAGATCCGTCCGCATCACTTGA